The segment TGTAGTATATTATACTAACACTGTATATTATACTACTACAGTATATTATACTACTACAGTATATTACACTACTATAGTATATTATACTAACACTGTATATTATACTAGAACAGTATATTATACTACTACAGTATATTACACTACAGTACACTGTAGTACTATAATAGTTCATGTAACAGTTTACTCACAggtttgacagtgtgtgtgtgtgtgtgtgtgtgtgtgtgtgtgtgtgtgtgtgtgtgtgttcagtcaggATCCAGATTCACCTCCAACCAGCTGcaactcctcctgctccacctgatccggtccggtccggtctgGTCTAAGGTGTGATGGCGGGTCGAGGTCGTGGGCGGGGCCGGCGGATGATGACCTTCAGTGTGGAGGCGGTCGGCATCAACAGAGGAGACAGTTtgcctccatccatccaacaaCCTACACCTCTGTTTCCTGTAAGACATGCCCCTTCCTGTTTGTATGAAACACGCAGTGCATTCTGGGACCTGtagttgactgtgtgtgtgtgtgtgtgtgtgtgtgtgtgtgttgtccagGTGATGGAGCAGAAGCCCCTCCCCTTGGCAGGTGGGGAGGAGGCGGAGTACCTGTTGGCTCTCAAACAGGAGTTCAGAGGAGCGATGAAGACTCTGCCCTGCTTCATCCAACCAGCTGCTGctcacagaggtcagaggtcaacgaGTCAGCTGACGTTTCCTGGGTCAGGTCCTGGTTCAGGTCCTGGTCCTGGGTTAGGTCCTGGTTCAGGTGTTTGATTGTGAAGGTcttgtctgtttcctgtccagaCGTGGAGCGGTACTCTGACAAATATCACAGCAGCGAGCAGACGGACGGGCCGACAGACTGGACTCCAGGTGAGGCGGGCCTTATTACCATACATGATCACTGGGTTCTGATCCGGGCCGGTCTCAGCGGGTCCAGCAGGACAGACGTCCTGGAGCATCTGAGGTGTTCACATGGGCTCTGACCGGGTCTGCTGCCAGATCTGATCTGGTCCTGATCCACCTGAAGGatctctgacatgtttttttgtttcagactgGAAGAGAGTCCCGAAGGAGCTCAGAGTCCACGTCCGGAAACCTGGCAGACAGGGTGAGTACAggagtaatctgattactctgCATACAGGAGTAATCTGAACACGCTGCTCTCTAACGTGCCGTTGACgccctgttttctgtctgccagGTGTTTCCGTCAGTCAGGTTCAGgctcagaagaagaaaagagtcaaagagaaacaggaagtgctgcTCAAACTGGAGGTGAGGCACACTGTCCAATCAGGTGGTCCGATCAGGTTCACTTCCTGTCCACAGTGTCCAGACTGAGCCTGACATTTCCACCTTAACTGAAGCTTTCCACCTTAACATGTCAGAGtctggagaagaaggaggagcgGGGGAGctcaggggaggaggaggagggagaggagaagaagaaacaggaagaagaggaggccgagggagaggaggagtaCGACGAGGAGGAGTTCGAGGAGGTCTCACAGtcttacatatatttatgttaaatatgtgtgtgtggttattgtTATTCAGACGTCAGTCAGCTGTTGATGTTCTTCCTCCAGGAGACGGACTACGTCATGTCGTACTTCGATAACGGAGAAGAGTTCGGAGGTGACAGCGACGACAACATGGACGAGGCCATTTACTGAAACACCAGCACAGACGACACGTCACTTTTTACAGCGTGTCATGTTTTTATAGTGTACGATCAGCTGATCTGTGTCAGTCTGCAGAGAAACCGTCCAACAGCTCAAACTCTTTTCTAAACAGACTGAAGGAACCTGAAGGTCCAAACCGTCACACATCTCATTTTAAAGCAC is part of the Larimichthys crocea isolate SSNF unplaced genomic scaffold, L_crocea_2.0 scaffold100, whole genome shotgun sequence genome and harbors:
- the polr3glb gene encoding DNA-directed RNA polymerase III subunit RPC7-like — its product is MAGRGRGRGRRMMTFSVEAVGINRGDSLPPSIQQPTPLFPVMEQKPLPLAGGEEAEYLLALKQEFRGAMKTLPCFIQPAAAHRDVERYSDKYHSSEQTDGPTDWTPDWKRVPKELRVHVRKPGRQGVSVSQVQAQKKKRVKEKQEVLLKLESLEKKEERGSSGEEEEGEEKKKQEEEEAEGEEEYDEEEFEEETDYVMSYFDNGEEFGGDSDDNMDEAIY